The sequence below is a genomic window from Candidatus Sysuiplasma jiujiangense.
AGATAAGAAGGACGAAATCAAGCAGCACCATTTTTTTGGATCCGGATGACATTTCGGCTGTCAAATAGCATCCGGCATGATATTTGTTTGTATTCTCCGGTAAAAAGGCAGGCACCCATGAATGTGTTATTGTTTAAGTAGGAATTGATTTCTCATCTGTTTACGTGAGCCGCCTGCAGAACGGGCGGAGGGAGATGGGCATGTGCCTGCAGGAAAATTGCTGAAGACGATCGCAGCTGTAATCGTCCTGGCTGTTATCGCCGCAGGTTCGGCGGCGGTGGTTTCCGGATATCTGGCAAAGCCGGTCCTCGAAATTTCGCCGGGTACTGCACTGTCGGGAAATCCCGTCAGGGTAACGGTGATCTTTCCGTTTGGCTCGACCGCGGGCGAATTCAGCGGCCTGTCACTTAATTATGGCGACGGGAACAGCACCACGCTTGTCTCCTCGCAGCACACTTATCAGAAACCGGGGGTGTACACCATCACGCTCACCTACAGCAGGAACGGCGAAACAGGAAAGGTTACGTCAGGCGTAAGGATACTCCCGTCCTACTATGAGCTTCCCGCAATGCGCTACGGGGACAGCGCTTCGTACGCAATAACAAACGGCAGCATGAAAGCGGAAAATCCATACGGCATTTTTTCCGGTAACTACACGTACAGCGGGCTGAACCTGTCCATAACTGTCGACTCGATAGACCTGCATTTGAACGGGACGGCGGATATCAGCACTGGAAACGCATCCCTCAATTCAACGGACGGAATGGGCTTCACGCACAATTCATATGAAATCAGACAGACGGTATTTCTGAACGGAAGCGGATTTGCAATCGGTTTCGCCGCTGGAACAGCGCTCAATATTTCAATGTCGATGAAGGCCCGCCTGCTCATTCGCACCTTCAACAGTGCTGAGAACAACGCAGCAGTAAGCCAGACCGTGGACGGCAGCATATCGCTGAATGCGGACTATGAAGGGCTGAGCGTACCGATAATTGACAATCTCAGTCTGAAGGCGGTGGCATACGGTTATATCGGCAACGGAACGCTCTCGCAGATAATGGAACTTAGCGCGCTCAGCAGATCAGGCATCTTCCAGCTGACAGGGCAGGCGCTGACAAAGTACGTTTCGCATGTGCCATCCGTACTTGAAACTGGTCTCTACGGCTCATACGGCGGCTATGGCTGGAATGCTACCGCCCTGATACCTTCCCTGAACGACCCGATGCTTAACCTCACAATAACGGGGAACGGATCGCTGAAGAGAACGCTAACCATGGACGAACTGTCTCCTTATCCTCTTGTTTCGGCAACAAGCTACAGTTTTGAGCTCAACGGCACAAATGTTGAATTTTTCCTCGGCATGAAGCGGACGGCGTTTGAAGGTGGCAGCGGCTACATTTCTTCCGCTGAAAGCGGAATCATGGAGAATGCCGGCGCCAATTACACTCTCTGGAAAGCGGGAAGCAGGGTGCCGGATGTTTCAGGCGGCCTGCTCCGCCTTAATCTGACGACGGCGTACAGCCTGGCGGTCAACGGCACCGGCCTTGGCTCATTCATCGTGGCCAATCCTGACGCTGTATTCATCAACGGCACATACAATTTCACGCATGCTTCATGGTATTTCGTGATGGGCAACCTGTCCGACGGCGCTGGTTACGCCGTTCTTGTCGCCGATTCCAACGGCACGGTCACTGCTTCGGGCAGAAACACAACGGTCAGCGCGGCTCAGCGCACGGCGCAGGGAGACGGCATCATATCGCTCGATTCTGCAATAGCACTGCTTAACGACAGCAGCGTGAGGAATTACTTTTTCAACGGTAATATGCCCAACATCAGCAGGCTCTCGTATTCGCCATCGTCGTTTCTGCCCCAGCTTTCGCCGTTTCTGCCGCCTGCATCGCAGGGCGTTCCCCTCTCGGTGTCATTTTATGCTGGAAACGGCACCGTTGCCTCGTTTGACTGCCTGAACGGCGAGATGATGTTCTTTCTGGAATCATGACGGAAGGTTATGGCGACGGGTGTCATCGCTGAATACCGTCAAGCGCCTTCGCAATCTCTCTCATTACCTCTTCCGGCTTTGCCTTTCCGTGAAGACGCCTCATGCATTGACCCACAAGAAAATTAATTACCTCCTTCCTCCCCTGGCGGTACCTTTCTGCGGCGTCCGTATTTTCAGATATAACCTTTGCAACAGTTTCGGCAATGTGTTCCGGGCCGAACCAGTTTTCAGTAAAATCGCGGAGCTTTGCTTCGATGGGGCTGCCGTCGAAGAGTGCACGGAGCAATAGTGTGGCGTTCTGGTTTGAAAGTTTTGAGAGGCTGTAGTTCGACGCTATTTGCAGTATGCCTTCCTGTATCCCCGGTAAGAACGAGGAAGGGAGGCTTCTGTAGTTGAGTTCCGATTTGACATCCCTGGCCACGAAAACGGATGCAAATTTCGGATCAGTCCTGGCGGCCAGGAACTCATAGAGGCGCAGAAGGTTCCTGTCCACCACAACAGTTCTTGCATCAGGCTCATGCACGCCATGATCCGTCATTTTCCTGAGAATGAGAAAAGGATTCTCCCTTCTCACGTAATCCAGCCCGGAAACATCGACGGGAAGTATGTCGGGATCTGGCAGATACCTGTAATCCTCGACGCTTTCCTTGTATCTGAGGGATACGGTTGTGCCCGAAATGGGATCGAAATGCCTTGTCTCCTGTTCGACGGTACCTCCGCTTTCAATGACCGAAAGCTGCCGCTCCGTTTCATACTCGACCGATTTCACGACACCGTTCAGGGAATTGATGTTCTTGATCTCAACTCTTCTGCCGCCGTTCAGCGAAATATTCGTGTCCACCTTGAAAGGCATCTCTTCCCTGGACACCTCCAGATACTCAAGAGCGAACAGGAGGTCCACAAGCAGCCGTCTTGCCTCTGCCGCACTGGCGATGTCCGGTTCCGTTACCAGTTCGAGTAGCGGTACACCCGAACGGTTGAAATCGACCTTCCCCTTTGAAATGTCATACTGCCCCGGATCCTCTTCAAAATGAATTTCGCGCAGCCGGCAGCTGCCAATCCTTCCGCCTGTTGCAACAGGACCCGAGGTCCGCTGATAATTGCTTGGCAAATCAGGATAGAAATAATGCTTTCTCAGCGTCACGACCGGATAGGGCGAAAGGCTCATTCCGAAGATGTCAGAAATCTGCAGTGCGGCTGTCAGAGCGGAGAGATTGGGCGGCATCGGTTTGGATCCTGGCTGGCCGGTGCAGACAGGACAGATGTTTGTATTCGGCGGTGCATCGAGAAATGAGGCACTGCACCTGCAGAACATTTTACACCCGGTCTTCGGGTAAATATGTATCTCGAGT
It includes:
- the gatB gene encoding Asp-tRNA(Asn)/Glu-tRNA(Gln) amidotransferase subunit GatB is translated as MQTPVSLKVGLEIHIYPKTGCKMFCRCSASFLDAPPNTNICPVCTGQPGSKPMPPNLSALTAALQISDIFGMSLSPYPVVTLRKHYFYPDLPSNYQRTSGPVATGGRIGSCRLREIHFEEDPGQYDISKGKVDFNRSGVPLLELVTEPDIASAAEARRLLVDLLFALEYLEVSREEMPFKVDTNISLNGGRRVEIKNINSLNGVVKSVEYETERQLSVIESGGTVEQETRHFDPISGTTVSLRYKESVEDYRYLPDPDILPVDVSGLDYVRRENPFLILRKMTDHGVHEPDARTVVVDRNLLRLYEFLAARTDPKFASVFVARDVKSELNYRSLPSSFLPGIQEGILQIASNYSLSKLSNQNATLLLRALFDGSPIEAKLRDFTENWFGPEHIAETVAKVISENTDAAERYRQGRKEVINFLVGQCMRRLHGKAKPEEVMREIAKALDGIQR